A stretch of the Rhinoderma darwinii isolate aRhiDar2 chromosome 3, aRhiDar2.hap1, whole genome shotgun sequence genome encodes the following:
- the LOC142750729 gene encoding olfactory receptor 10A7-like, translating into MCEDNQTQVTQIRLLGFQGLYKYKTFLFIIFILTYVFILSGNLLIILLVTTIDHLKIPMFFFVKHLSTADVLLTTSVVPMMLDMIFIEEDIVSFWGCITQLYYSGIFGFVQCFLIAVMSYDRYLAICHPLRYSSLMGPDLCLRLVIGSWLLVSVLISSEIFVVIQFNFCGFNYIDHFFCDFGPIVELSTSDTSILMVQDFVISIFMIFFPFAFIIMTYFCIFITILKISSTYSKRKAYSTCSSHLSKSFKLQLCILHSTSIVRICTFHTKMHLIMEDNSSGSPSLPCQYKGHCLQQLVGSALIY; encoded by the coding sequence ATGTGTGAGGACAATCAGACACAAGTCACACAGATTCGTCTCCTTGGATTTCAAGGTCTATACAAATATAAAACTTTTCTATTCATTATCTTTATCCTGACTTACGTGTTTATACTGAGCGGAAATCTTCTGATTATCCTATTAGTGACCACTATTGACCACCTCAAAATCCCAATGTTCTTCTTTGTGAAACACTTATCCACAGCTGACGTTTTACTAACCACCAGCGTTGTTCCTATGATGTTGGACATGATATTTATCGAGGAGGACATTGTGTCCTTttggggctgtataacacagttGTATTACTCTGGTATATTTGGATTTGTACAATGTTTCCTCATTGCCGTCATGTCCTATGATAGATATTTGGCCATTTGCCATCCATTGCGTtattcttcactgatgggtccAGATCTTTGCCTCCGGCTCGTTATTGGGTCGTGGCTTTTAGTCAGTGTTTTAATATCAAGTGAGATCTTTGTTGTTATCCAGTTTAACTTCTGTGGCTTTAATTACATTGACCACTTCTTCTGTGACTTTGGTCCCATAGTGGAATTATCCACTTCTGACACTTCCATTTTGATGGTGCAAGATTTTGTTATTTCCATCtttatgatattttttccatttgctTTTATTATTATGACGTATTTCTGTATTTTCATCACCATTCTTAAAATTTCTTCCACTTATAGTAAAAGAAAAGCCTactccacctgtagctcccactTGTCCAAGAGTTTCAAGTTACAACTCTGCATACTCCACAGTACTTCTATAGTCAGAATTTGTACCTTTCACACCAAGATGcatctgataatggaggacaatAGCAGTGGATCCCCATCATTGCCCTGCCAGTACAAAGGCCATTGTCTACAACAGCTTGTGGGCTCAGCCCTAATCTATTAA